Part of the Coriobacteriia bacterium genome is shown below.
GAGGTCGAGGACTGGGAAAGCAACCCCGAGCTGGTCAAGGGGATGCTGGAGACTCTGGAGAACCTCCGGAAGCAGGGCCTGCAAGACCTCATCGAAGACTAGAATCGCCTGCGGATACTCCTCGGTTGACTCAGTACCAAGCGCCGCGCCCGTGTGATTGAACAATCGCGGTGATCCGAAACGCCTGTGCGCCGGGCGCGGGGCTCATCCGGTCGCCACCTCGAGAGCGAGCGCTTCGAACGCCGCTCGCGCAATCAGGCCGGCACCTGCGGCGCTCGGGNNNNNNNNNNAGCCGCGCCAGATCGCCGTCGAGCCGGAACGCCTCCGGGTGCCCCGACGTGGCGGCGTGCGCATCGATAAGCCCGAGCCGTTCCTTGGCAGCCAGCTCGCGGATCGCGATGCACATCTCCTCGATTGCTGCAGGGTTCATGCCGTACATGACCCTGTCGGATCTACCCCGGCCGTAGACGGTGGGTGGGGTCATCACGAAGACACGAGGAGCCGATGGCAGCTCGCGGTAGTGCGCAGCGAGCTCACGGTAGTCGTTGAGGAACCGCTCCACGCCGCGCCAGTTGTCCGGCCGGGAGTCGTTGGTGCCGAGCATGACGAGCACGAGGTCGGGGCTGAACTCACCACTCTCGCGAAAGGGCTTGCTCAGCCGATACGGCCGGTCTCCGGATTCCTGCGCCGTGTGGCCATTGATGCCGAAGTTGCCCACCGAGGCACCGTCGCCGAGTAGCCGTTGGAGCTGGGCGGGATAGCAGTCCCGCGCACGATGCAGGATGAAGAAGCCCCACGTGATGCTGTCGCCCACGCACGCGATGCGCACTCGATTCCTCTCGGCCGTTATGACGTTCAAGCGACCCACTGCCTCAACACGTCGAGGAAGGCATCCACCCGACCGTCGACCTCCGCAGCGCTTCCAAACGTATGCTGGTCCGGTCGAGCGCCGCTCAAAGCCGACGACTCTCGGCGCAAGCCTCGATCAGTGCGAGTAGTCGGCGATCGTGAGTGGCCTGCTGTCTTGCGCTGTTGACCCACCACGCCATCCGTTTGCGGTACCCCGGTGGCGTGGTACAGAAGTACTCCCAGGCGGCTGGGGTTCCCTGGAAAACCAGTTCGTCTGCCGCGTTCAGGGTTGGCGGAATCTCCTGCTCGTAGGACGCAGCGCGGGACTTGGTCGCGGTGCGCAGGGCAAACGCAGCTCGTCCGGCGGGCTTCATGCGGCCTTGTGCCTCAAGTTCGGCGACGCGCGCGATGTTGACGTCGCTCCAGTGCGACGTCGCCTTGCGCGGGGTGAAGCGAATCGTGTAGCGCTCGTCATCGACGCGGCGGCGGATGCCGTCGATCCATCCCACGCGCAGCGCCTCGTCGACCGCCTGTGGCCACGTCATCGAGGGTCGACCCGTGCCGACCTTCATGAAGCCGACGATGAGCTCGGACTCTGATGCGGCGTGAGCCTCGAGCCACTCGGCAAACTCACCCGGACTCTCGAAGTAGAGCGGCGTGTCGGTCACGCCACTGACTCAGTCTGATCGGCCGATTTCGCACACCGCCGATTCCCCTGCGTCACGTCGTCCACGTCCACGCATACCAGGTGATCGCTGCGCAGAAGCCGAAGCTCACGACGATGAGCAGATTGTCATACATCCCCTTGTAGGGCAGTCCAAACAGATTGAAGATGACCAGCCCGACGGCCAAGACGATGCAGGCCCACTTCGCGACCGAGAAAGGGAGCACGAGCGAGAGGACGATCATCACAATCGGGATCAGCATGATGCACGCAGCAACTAACCACTGTGTTTGGCCGACAGGCTGACCATCCATCTGGCCGGGGGTGAAGTCTCCTGCGAATATCCGCAGCACATCCCCGAGTAGGTAGGTCAGCATGACCGAGACCCAGAGCGCGGCTAACGTGACTCGTGTGGAATCCAACTCCGCATCCCCCTTCGCTCGCCCGACAACGCGTCGAGCACGAGCAGGCGTGTGCACTCTCCTACAGCGCACGCATCCGGTTGTTTCTCGGATTGTGCTCCAACTCCGCGAGCCCGAGCGCCTCGAGCAGAGGCGGCATGTACATTCCGAAGCGTCCGCGTAGCCCCTTCTTCAGGCCGTACCACCCGCCGACGGGGTTATCCGATGACCTGCCCCACGCCTCCACCGTCCCTGGTGCGGCTACCTTCTGCTCGTCAGCAGCACCGAGAAGCACCCAGTCACCGCAGTGCTGGAGCCACGCATGGAGGTCGTCGATGGCTCGCAACTGGTAGCCCAGCGTCGTCTTGCCAACGATACAAACGAGAGCCGGGGGCTCGGCGGAGTCATCCCGGTACATGATGTACTCCGAGGTGCCAGGGGGCGTCTTGAGCACCCAAGGATCCTCGCGGGTACCAGAACCGACCGCAGGCCGATCAACCATGAAGCGCCTCCTAGCGATGACCGCGCAACGACTGAGGCCAAGCCTTACTCCGCCGATTCTAGCGGCTTGTGCTCCGTCTCGCAGGAGCCCTGAGCTGGACCGTTAGTGCGCCCGCTCAATCGCCGGAGGCTGCCAACCGCTCCCATCCAGTATTCCATCGATCTTCGTGGGATTTGGTGCGAAGAGCCGCCACATCACCTCAAACCCCTGGCCGGCGGGCGTGGGAAGCCAATTGCTCGCCTGAGTCGGGCTCGTGGGTTCGGTGGATTGCAGGAAGAAGTCAATCGAGCCGTCGGCGTTACGAGTGAGAGCCGAGGTGTTCGTGAATGCGAAGCGGTTCAACGGATTCGCGACCAGGGCTCCCTGCAGGTCATACACGGTCAACGACCAGCCTTCATCGGCTGGTGGAGGCGAGGTCATGTGGAGCACGTACGGGGCCGTGCCCGATAGCGACTTCTTGTCGCTGTCACTCCAACTCATGGCGTAGATTGCCTGATGCGGGACGAATGCGCCAAGCCCGATCTGGGAGATGACTGCGCGAAGCGTGTAGTTGGTTCCGTATCGGCCAAAGCCTCCCAGGAGATACCCGCCGTTCTTTGCGAACCCCTCGGCGAACAGACTCTGCGTGTCCTTCTCGATCTGCGCGGAGCCGTCTGCAACCGCATCGGCGAGGCCTTTCGCCGTATCGCTGCTCAGCTTCGCATTTTGCGACGGGGTCATGCCCGGACCGATTCCGACTTTGGAGAGCTTGCTCAGCATCGCCGCGTCTCCAGCTGGAGGTGGGAAGGCCGCGAGTTGCTTGCCGAGCGCGTCGAAGAATGCAACGCCTGTCGGCATCTGGTACTTGATGACCTCTGTCTGCGGCTGGGAGGGAGCGGGTGGCGTGTACCCCGTTCCGTACTTGCTGAGAGGCGTCAGTGTGTATCCGTCTTGAATGTTGTTGACCGCGGCAACGTCGTCAGGCCCCTTGAGCTGGGTGGAGCCGATCACCCAGATGCGCGAATACGCGACATCGATGCGTTGAGTACCAGCAGGTAGCTCTACATCGTGCTGGGCCGGGCCAACGATCACGTAGTCGCCGGGCTTGGTGTTGCTCGCGGTGCCGAGGTTCCGAACGTTCTCCGTATAGGGATCGATCAGCGCGAGTACAAAGTAGTGATCCTTGACTACGGGAACGTGGAGCACCTGCGGCTCATCGCGCAGGTCAAGCCATGCAATCGATGAAAGGCTCGTCGACCCCGGCGCTACGACCGCCTTGCTCCCCGCATTGTTTGCACCTCTGACGTTGTTGAACTGGTTGACCGGGCCGTAGGCGCCGCTGGAGATATTGACGCTGGTCATCGTCGTGTACGTAGCGTCCGTGACCATCAACGGCAGGCCGTACTCAAAGGCCTCGGAGCCGAGGCTGTACGCCTCTTGGTAGTCGGTGGATGGCTGCGCGGGTTCGCTTGCGCTACAGCCTGCGAGCATGGCCGTCAGCAGGATCGCGGCCGCCAGAAGCGCGCTGTGACGGTGGCCCGGGCTCGAACTCAAGATGCATGGACTCTGTCTGGCCATCATGCCCCCCTGGGGTCACGTTGAGCACCTCGCGCATGAGCAGTGGCCCATGCCCGGCCTGCAAACTCTGTCCTCCCCCGCTGTTCGACGCCAGTGTTCGATGCCCTTGTCAGCCGTTCGCGGCACGCAGCATGCGTCCCGTGGCAAGGTAGTGATTGAGCCGGGACTCCCAGTCTTGCATGAACCGGACGTAGTGCTCACGGGTGAAGCCCTCGACGAACTCGTCGCCGGCAGGCCCCAGACTTGTGTGCGAGTAGGTGACCTGCGCGTCGGTGCCTTCGGCAGACGCAGTGAGCCTGATGAGGAGCCGGCACGCAGTCACATCGGGCGTGATCTTGATCATCTCGACCTCGCCCGCGGTGGGTTCATGCCGGGTGATGTACCACACAGCGTCTCCGCCGTCCGAGGCCGTGATGAACACGCAGTCCGGCTCGGCTACGCCGGACTCGCTTCGCACCAGGATCGGATCCCACCCCTCGATCCAGTCCGCCTCACGAACAGGGCAGAGCAACGGGAAGACCCTGCCAGGTGCCGCAGTGAGTCGCTGGGTGTAGGTTCGGGTCACGCGCCGCGGCTGCGAGATCTGCACCAGCGATTCCCCCTTGAGAGCGAACGTCTTGGGCATGAGCTGCACAGAACGAGTCTACCGCGAAGCGCCGGCGCTTAAGTTCGGCAAGCCCTGTTCGCCCGTTAGCAGGCGGGTAGCGCAGGGAAGACAACCCATATCCATGACCAGAGGAGGCGGCCATGCCCCAGTACACGATGATCGTCTATTCACCCGCGCCGGCCGACCCGATTACGTTCGGTCCAGAACATCTTGCTGCACTCGAGGCGTACCCGGAGCAAGCCAAGGCCCTGAAGGGCAAGGTGCTCGGCGGGAGCTACTTCGCGAAGGAACGTGGGTTCGCGTTTGAGCCGAGCACCACTACCGTGACCGTCGCAGGCGGCAGTGTCCGAGAAGGGACGCTCTCGGAGTCGAGTCTAGTCGCGAGCGCCGTCTACGTAGTGGCAGCGCCGAACATGGAGGTCGCGGCCCAGATCGCCCAGCTACATCCGGCGACGCGGGAAGGCGCTGTGGAGGTCCATCCCGTGTTCAAGCCCGCCGACCTCGTGCAGGATGACTACGCTGACTAGGCCCGGCGCGAAGCCCTGGTGCCAGCGCCGCTGCATCTCCGCGACTGTGCTGGGCGGCTATCTCGGAATCAGATTACTCACCACATAGAAGAGCCAGAGATGCGCGGGATAGATCCCGTAGAACAGCCACTTGAAGCCGGCGCGCCCTCGCTTGCCAGAGTACAGCGCGAGCAGCGGGACCACGGTGAGCTGAGCCCATTGGTTCTCTAGAATCCAGAAGTACTCGGGGTTCGAGATCCACCCATAAGCGAACAGTGCGACTGAGTAGGCCGAGAACACGCCGAGCATCATCATCTGACGGTCGTGCAGCCAGTAGAAGATGCAGAGCACCGGCAGCATCTGCAGCCCACCCTCGGTGATGATCATTCCCGCGCTCAGTGCCAGCGAGAGCAGCACCCATCCTGCCCGGCGCAACCCAACCGCCTGCTTCGCGGCATCCCAGCAGGCGACAACGCTGGCCGCAACCGCGAGCATCAGGAATATGTTGTGCCCCTCCGGGAAGAAGGGATCCGCCTGTGAGAACGGCCTCACAGCAGCACTGACGGCCATATTGCCTGCAAACATCGCCATGGCCGCGACCCAGAGCCGAGTGAGATAGCGGGATCGACTGCGGGTATGGTGCATGCTTTCGAGCATCACGAAGATGAATACCGGCGCAACGAGGCGGCCGAAGTACTCGAGGACCGTCGACGTGTGCTCAGGAAGCCATGGGCTGAAGTACAACCCGAAGTGCTCAACCACCATGAACGCGAGCGCTATCGACTTGAGAGCCAGAGCCGAGAGCCCCGGCGTTGCGGGTGGGCGTTCGTTCGCCCCGATCTGCGCGACTGCTGGCTCAGCCGAAGCTTCCACCTTCGCTCCTAGTGGGTCCGTGGGGAAACGTCAGTGACCTACTGCGCAGTTGCAGGAACGAACTCGAACGGCGGCGTGGCCTCGAAGTCGCCGGCCGCGTTGCCCGAGTAGAAGCGCTCGCCGCCGAGACGAAGCCGCTGAACGGGGTCACCTTCGTCAAGCGGGAGGTCAGCCAGCGGCACCCAGAACGTATTCGGGCTGGTAGCGGAGTCGAAGTAGTAGACGCGGCGCTTGTGGTCTGCGACGCTCCTCCACCGAGTCGAGGAGATGTTGGGCTGACCCGGCGTGGTGATGCCGAGCGGCACCGACACGTTGCGAATCACGCCGAGCACGCTCGCGAGCGAAAGTTGAACGTCGGCCGTCTGTGGGATTGCCGTGATGTAGAACGATGCGCGGGCGAAACGGTCTGCAGCGCGGTTCGTGCCGGGCAACCATGTCAGTCCACCGATGGACTCCCAGTATTTGTTGAGCGCAAGTTGTTCGTCATAGATCGGCGAGTTGGTCATCACCTGGAACTCGCGGCCGTGGTGGATCGTCAACGCGCCGTCGATGTACTCGAGAATCGCTGAGTCACCCGTTGCGTCGGACAGTGCCAGATGCAGAGTGGACGATGAACCGTTGGGCATCGCCGGAGCCAGGACCACGAAGGGCTCCGCCTCCAGAGCGGACACCGCCTCCGCGACTGAACCGAAGTTGTCGAGCACGTATTGAGCCCACAACGAGATCGAGATCAGCGGACGCGCACCGTCGTCGGGGGTGTACTGCGCCTCGGTCAGATACAAGAGGCTGGTGACAAGTCCCGCCTCGTTCATCCCGTCGGCGGTCCCGGCGTCGTAGCCCGTGGCCACAACGCTGCCGAATCGGGATGTCCAGTTCACTGAACGTGGACCTGCGAGTCCAGTCCGGACCATGCCCCGCGGCAGCGACCACAGGTTCGTCCGAATGTCCTCCACCCAGTCCATCGTCCGTGCGGTGATGACGGTCTCTTCAGGTCCGAGATACACGGCTCGCGTACACATAACGCTCCCCTACTGGTGAGGTGGACTGGCAAGCATAGTGACGCGAGTGCGGTGTGCGCTCCTGCTCGACCTAGTCGGCGAGAACGGTAGGTGTTGAAAACACCCGCTTCGCCGCGATCAGGCACAAGACGATGACCGCAACCTGCAGTGGGAGTCGTATCGCCATCAGCACGCCGACCAGGTTCGCCCCCGCCAAGGCGGCTGGGCCGACATTGGTGACCGCGAAGGCGCCCGCCCATGTGAACGAGCCGAAGTCCCACAAGGCGTGGAGAACCATCGGTACAACGATCAGACCGGTAACGCGTCGGACTACGTAGAACACGCCGCCCAGAACGAAAGCGAAGCCGATCTGCTGGATGGTCGGGGCAAGCGCTTGCCCGAGGAAAAGGTTGGCACCGTGCAGCAACCCGAAGAGCAGCGACGTGAGCAGCCACACATACACCTCCTTGTACGCCCCGCGAAACGCAACCAATGACATGCCGCGGTATACGATTTCCTCATTGAAGCCAACGAGCAGCGTTCCCACGGCCAAGACCATCAGGTACGGCGCACCGAGCGCCGAAATCTGCGCCCAGTCGACGCTGACCAAGACGAGTAGCGTGAGCACGACGGGAATTGACCACATCCACCTGACGCCCAGGGGCTTCTCCCGAAGAACCGGCCCCCACCAGCCAAACCATGTCGTCAAGCCGGCTGTGACCACGGTGCAAATGGCGAGGGGAATGACGATGCCGCTCAGCACTGTGGCCGCCGAGTTGCCGATGTCCACATATGAGGGGCCAAGCAGCTTCTCGAGAGCCAGAAACAGGACCGTGTAGCCGAGGCCCAAGGCGAACCCGAGCAGCGCGGTGGGCCTGACCCTCGGTGCAGCCGTCGGTGCGCTTCCGTTGTCGATGTCCGGCACGTTAACCTCCCCAGCTAAGCGTACGACGTCCGTGGGAGCAACAGTACGTGTTCAGGCGGGACCTGTGTAGTGCAGGGTCTACCCGCCGCGCGGCGCGTAGCCTCGCTCTGGCAGGGTCGGTTGTGGCGCCAATGTCCTGCACGATGCCCCAGCAAGCCCCTCCTGCCCACAGACTCGAACGCTATGCGCCACGGATGTCGACTTCGAGCTGCCCGACGGGCTCGTAGGTCGCGATCACAACTCCCGTCGCCGAGACCTTCGAGTCGGTGAGCCGAAGGTTCCTGGGTTGGGTGCCGTCAGCGAACAACCTTCTGCCACTGCCGACAGTCACCGGGAATGTCCATACGAGCATCCTGTCGATGAGGTCATGCTGGAGAAGCGTTTGGATGAGATTCCCGCTTCCATGTACCCAGAGGTCAGGGCCGACCTGGGCCTTGAGTTGTTCGATCCTGTCGACCACATCACCAGTGATGAGTTGAGAGTTGTGCCACGTCAATTCGAGCGGTTCGTGCGACACGACGTGCTTGACCGTGCGGTTGAACGGCACGGCTACCTCTTGATCGACCGTCGCCGTGGGCCAGTAGGCTGCGAAGATGTCGTAGGTTCGGCGTCCGAGTAGCAGTTCGAAGGGCTCGCCCATGATTCCGTCCATGGTGCTGCCCATCACTTCGTCCCACCACTCGAGGGATGCAGCCATCCCCCAAGCGCGAAGCCGCCAGACTGATCCTCCTCTGGACCGCCTGGAGCCTGAAAGACCCCGTCAAGCGTCACGAACGTGGTGGTGATGATCTTTCGCATGGCACACCGCCCCTCGACAGCGATCCTTGGCGCCACGTGACAACCCTGAAGCGATGCCCATGTTGGGCAACCGGACGGAGCGATCGCGTCCTTCGGACAGTCTAAGGCCCGGCATTGCGCTCCAGCGCACGCGCCCTTATCGGGCAGCTGAGCGTCTTGCGCATAGCCACCCTCCTGGAGCGTTCCAGCCCCAGCGCTGCCTCATCTGAGAGTCGTCCGGCGAGTTCCGAGCCGAGTTTGTCGTCAGGTATCACTTCGAAACCCACCCGAGCATAGAACGGCGCGTTCCACGGTACATCGCGGAAGGTAGTCAGCGTGATTTCGATACAGCTGCAGCTGAGTGCGTAGTCCTCGATAGCCCCGACGAGCGCCAACCCGATTCCCTTACGCCCGTGCGCGGGCAAGACATCGAGTTCTTCGAGGTGGACGCGCTTCCCGGAGACGCTGATAACAGCGAATCCGACCGGGGCACCTGCTGGATC
Proteins encoded:
- a CDS encoding GNAT family N-acetyltransferase → MGIGYVVRLACSEHVEQLPDIEREAATRFGDSLPESVLSHVSTLDSLAAAQQAGLLWVALDPAGAPVGFAVISVSGKRVHLEELDVLPAHGRKGIGLALVGAIEDYALSCSCIEITLTTFRDVPWNAPFYARVGFEVIPDDKLGSELAGRLSDEAALGLERSRRVAMRKTLSCPIRARALERNAGP
- a CDS encoding DUF1254 domain-containing protein, yielding MARQSPCILSSSPGHRHSALLAAAILLTAMLAGCSASEPAQPSTDYQEAYSLGSEAFEYGLPLMVTDATYTTMTSVNISSGAYGPVNQFNNVRGANNAGSKAVVAPGSTSLSSIAWLDLRDEPQVLHVPVVKDHYFVLALIDPYTENVRNLGTASNTKPGDYVIVGPAQHDVELPAGTQRIDVAYSRIWVIGSTQLKGPDDVAAVNNIQDGYTLTPLSKYGTGYTPPAPSQPQTEVIKYQMPTGVAFFDALGKQLAAFPPPAGDAAMLSKLSKVGIGPGMTPSQNAKLSSDTAKGLADAVADGSAQIEKDTQSLFAEGFAKNGGYLLGGFGRYGTNYTLRAVISQIGLGAFVPHQAIYAMSWSDSDKKSLSGTAPYVLHMTSPPPADEGWSLTVYDLQGALVANPLNRFAFTNTSALTRNADGSIDFFLQSTEPTSPTQASNWLPTPAGQGFEVMWRLFAPNPTKIDGILDGSGWQPPAIERAH
- a CDS encoding CPBP family intramembrane metalloprotease gives rise to the protein MPDIDNGSAPTAAPRVRPTALLGFALGLGYTVLFLALEKLLGPSYVDIGNSAATVLSGIVIPLAICTVVTAGLTTWFGWWGPVLREKPLGVRWMWSIPVVLTLLVLVSVDWAQISALGAPYLMVLAVGTLLVGFNEEIVYRGMSLVAFRGAYKEVYVWLLTSLLFGLLHGANLFLGQALAPTIQQIGFAFVLGGVFYVVRRVTGLIVVPMVLHALWDFGSFTWAGAFAVTNVGPAALAGANLVGVLMAIRLPLQVAVIVLCLIAAKRVFSTPTVLAD
- a CDS encoding rifampin ADP-ribosylating transferase ARR-2, giving the protein EVEDWESNPELVKGMLETLENLRKQGLQDLIED
- a CDS encoding linear amide C-N hydrolase → MCTRAVYLGPEETVITARTMDWVEDIRTNLWSLPRGMVRTGLAGPRSVNWTSRFGSVVATGYDAGTADGMNEAGLVTSLLYLTEAQYTPDDGARPLISISLWAQYVLDNFGSVAEAVSALEAEPFVVLAPAMPNGSSSTLHLALSDATGDSAILEYIDGALTIHHGREFQVMTNSPIYDEQLALNKYWESIGGLTWLPGTNRAADRFARASFYITAIPQTADVQLSLASVLGVIRNVSVPLGITTPGQPNISSTRWRSVADHKRRVYYFDSATSPNTFWVPLADLPLDEGDPVQRLRLGGERFYSGNAAGDFEATPPFEFVPATAQ
- a CDS encoding bacteriocin-protection protein, whose product is MKVGTGRPSMTWPQAVDEALRVGWIDGIRRRVDDERYTIRFTPRKATSHWSDVNIARVAELEAQGRMKPAGRAAFALRTATKSRAASYEQEIPPTLNAADELVFQGTPAAWEYFCTTPPGYRKRMAWWVNSARQQATHDRRLLALIEACAESRRL